One stretch of Roseimicrobium sp. ORNL1 DNA includes these proteins:
- a CDS encoding class I SAM-dependent methyltransferase → MLFFAAFPRVSHGYNTLRQHKKRAPTGHFKYLDVIVSDSRSTSPLRSVVSASASSGSGLVRRCADPEANTSSTPNPFRTNPGNTCPDDAPVRQRTMAMVYTQEEIEAKIQSVPNWYHRIEVAPSVVTPGINDTPTYFGLFKFPENCEGMRVLDIGTRDGYFAFELEKRGAEVLAVDYFPAAKTGFAVAAELLGSKVTHQQANIYDISPAKHGTFDIVLMLGLIYHLPDPMLALDICRKVCRGNLYLETQVIDRAFLMKDGSFVDLASLNPELAAAPIMQFYPGDSLNKDFTNYWAPNEACMQRMLEENRFAVTRTVSNGPRALFECAVIQDAQLERFNKLSRGLV, encoded by the coding sequence TTGCTCTTTTTTGCGGCATTTCCGCGCGTCTCCCACGGTTACAACACCTTACGTCAACACAAAAAGCGGGCGCCAACGGGCCATTTCAAATACCTGGACGTGATTGTTTCCGATTCACGCTCTACATCGCCGCTCCGCAGCGTTGTGAGCGCATCCGCATCAAGTGGAAGTGGCCTGGTGCGCCGCTGTGCTGATCCCGAGGCCAACACCAGCTCAACGCCGAACCCCTTCCGAACGAACCCAGGTAATACTTGCCCGGATGATGCTCCAGTGAGACAACGCACCATGGCAATGGTCTACACCCAAGAGGAGATTGAAGCGAAGATCCAATCCGTCCCAAACTGGTACCACCGAATCGAAGTCGCTCCGTCCGTTGTAACACCCGGCATCAACGATACCCCGACCTATTTCGGCCTTTTCAAGTTTCCTGAAAACTGTGAGGGCATGCGTGTGCTCGATATTGGAACCCGGGACGGCTATTTTGCTTTTGAGCTCGAAAAAAGGGGGGCGGAGGTCCTCGCTGTTGATTACTTTCCGGCGGCGAAAACGGGTTTTGCCGTGGCGGCGGAGTTGCTCGGCTCCAAAGTCACTCACCAGCAGGCCAACATCTATGACATCTCCCCGGCAAAGCACGGCACCTTTGACATCGTGCTCATGCTCGGGCTGATCTATCACCTGCCCGATCCCATGCTTGCTCTCGACATCTGCCGCAAGGTGTGTCGCGGCAACCTTTATCTGGAAACCCAGGTGATCGACCGCGCCTTCCTCATGAAGGACGGTTCGTTTGTGGATCTGGCCAGCTTGAATCCAGAGCTTGCGGCGGCTCCCATCATGCAGTTCTACCCCGGAGACTCCCTCAATAAGGATTTCACCAACTACTGGGCCCCGAATGAAGCATGCATGCAGCGGATGCTGGAGGAGAACCGCTTCGCTGTCACACGCACCGTCTCGAATGGGCCTCGTGCGCTGTTTGAATGCGCAGTCATCCAGGATGCCCAGCTTGAGAGGTTCAACAAACTGTCACGTGGCCTTGTTTGA
- the vccA gene encoding Verru_Chthon cassette protein A yields the protein MPSPTFFPVNNRPNQSSRRRGIALVMVVAMLGLITVLVLALYSLAESELKGARHYSSSQQSRQLSDVAVDVIISQLRKSTTQNVSTTGREIWTSQPGLVRRYATSGQLEAAFKLYSSSQMVLANATSIENTLLRDVPPSDWAGKPERYVDLNAPVWRTNNAGQPRLLFPVIDPRAMTGTDTGVHGFEYSANFIGGSTINGVVTSGGDSQRLPMPVEWLYVLKDGSMGTLDSSNRFVGRVPASADNPIVGRVAFWTDDESSKVNINTASEPTFWAPPTFFHNEDASWAEYQPVNGEFQRYPGHPATTALSPILFPGGTMQWENKELIYDLVPKIGPGGTKGGTVSYDDPKIEAVKLAQFRSERLYASLDEFLLKEDRTPNNFGAAGIGADTLQRTGFFLTAHSRAPESNPFGLPKIATWPGNYRGPEYRSKFDSTIAFCSTLAKPSGKRLYMFQRGYADSPTLDVRQADNLALLNYLLTNLQKPIPGFSNAANKNFSIKYGDDLPQILVEMFDYIRSVNLHDGFLADPSDKPANTTANFMLGYQGSYTRPTKFKTFTDPRFIHTGTDAETGEPVDHEFLAFPGHGQVTPSQWLQNGKTYEGIARFPTITEVGLHFICAADNTDDANNLFEKDYDEVGKPGGGTAPKLVSKDTNKKDRWYSNFPPKPSPNPDKGQAPNLGKYPKTSGYPYGPDKDHPGYKPQNWNWQLAANTPLKPGFRRVQARFLLEFFIPAAGYTIIEPEFSVKVKGLSKFRLNGQQLFPNDEEIVRTGRRATHNGNQETGGYGLGLKGFLREREAPARAPMPADNQWGAVPWQVKPSTDTPAPLSVLNYDLVSNFIDIDVGAAGATPMNINTLGNREIVLEIYSGHLGKLVAAPEIKAELVQTLKIAFPDNTVKAPTLVRVPIVGITNAKGKVTDPEVEAPYWWSFYGKGCIGFDVDNLVKGTAKVIGGRFWGSSSEPQNSNQVRRGAFFYGFDPVVAGAPRPFRPKNTPNKPDKGEEEEGSDVVQTMLIEHGDYRLTAASPVVETTQWKPHRFSGFTGSGAGLNVRRLAHSFSNFVSQTLPGYDYGGSADYANRLVPNDKGTYANNRIPDFPFFAKAARAAHSTWDFDNGTGPARDGPYINKPDEGNLNSQNGLAYFVDAGQQQSTGENFFSPNRQIASPVVMGSLPTGVKAGEPWRTLLFRPQSNHFGGTEANGGEDPPDHLFLEFFWMPVVEPYAISEPFSTAGKINLNYQIFPFTNIRRASGLHAVLEKERITAVSKTDISVYKAWPVAGDNTTFWREADGKTWHHKLNIAATLRQFDQRFRTGKAFITPSEICEIHLVPEGVEDAANMENFWDEHRLTGDNTRERPYANIYPRLTTRSNTFKVHYVAQTIAKARSTAPNEVNNEVDKITSEHRGSTLIERYLDPAQRNLPDFTSALTSDTLDQYHQFRVIETKKFGS from the coding sequence TTGCCGTCGCCCACCTTCTTTCCTGTGAACAATCGTCCCAACCAATCTTCGAGACGCCGGGGTATCGCCTTGGTCATGGTGGTGGCCATGCTCGGGCTCATCACCGTGCTCGTCCTGGCTCTCTACTCCCTCGCCGAATCCGAGCTCAAAGGCGCCAGACACTATTCCAGCAGCCAGCAGTCCCGCCAGCTCTCAGATGTGGCCGTGGACGTGATCATTTCACAACTGCGCAAGAGCACCACGCAGAACGTCTCCACCACCGGACGCGAAATCTGGACCTCGCAACCGGGCTTGGTGCGGCGGTATGCCACCTCCGGTCAATTGGAGGCCGCCTTCAAGCTCTACTCCAGCTCCCAGATGGTGCTGGCGAACGCCACCTCCATTGAGAATACGCTGCTCCGGGATGTGCCGCCGAGTGACTGGGCAGGCAAACCCGAGCGCTACGTGGATCTCAACGCTCCCGTGTGGCGCACCAACAATGCAGGGCAGCCGCGCCTCTTGTTCCCGGTGATCGATCCGCGGGCCATGACCGGCACGGATACCGGCGTGCATGGCTTCGAGTACTCCGCCAACTTCATCGGTGGAAGCACCATTAACGGCGTTGTCACCAGCGGCGGAGACTCCCAGCGCCTGCCCATGCCGGTGGAGTGGTTGTATGTGTTGAAGGATGGGAGCATGGGCACGTTGGATTCGTCGAACCGTTTCGTCGGCCGCGTGCCGGCCAGCGCGGACAATCCCATCGTGGGACGCGTGGCATTCTGGACAGATGATGAAAGCAGCAAGGTGAATATCAACACCGCCTCCGAGCCCACCTTCTGGGCGCCGCCCACGTTCTTCCATAATGAAGATGCCTCCTGGGCAGAGTACCAGCCGGTGAATGGCGAATTCCAGCGTTATCCCGGACATCCCGCCACCACGGCGCTGAGCCCCATTCTCTTCCCGGGTGGCACGATGCAGTGGGAGAACAAGGAACTGATCTACGACCTCGTGCCCAAGATTGGACCTGGCGGCACGAAGGGCGGCACCGTTTCTTATGACGATCCGAAGATCGAGGCAGTGAAACTGGCACAGTTCCGCAGCGAGCGACTCTATGCCAGCCTGGATGAATTCCTTCTCAAGGAAGACCGCACGCCGAACAACTTCGGCGCCGCCGGCATCGGTGCAGACACGCTGCAGCGCACCGGCTTTTTCCTCACCGCGCACAGCCGCGCACCGGAGTCCAATCCCTTCGGCCTGCCCAAGATCGCCACATGGCCGGGCAACTACCGTGGGCCGGAGTACCGCAGCAAGTTTGATTCGACCATCGCCTTCTGCTCCACGCTGGCAAAGCCCAGCGGCAAGAGGCTCTACATGTTCCAGCGTGGTTATGCGGACTCCCCTACCCTGGATGTGAGGCAGGCCGACAATCTGGCTCTGCTCAACTACCTGCTGACCAATCTGCAGAAGCCCATTCCAGGATTCTCCAATGCCGCGAACAAGAACTTCAGCATCAAATACGGTGACGATCTGCCGCAGATCCTCGTCGAGATGTTCGACTATATCCGCTCGGTGAATCTGCATGACGGATTCCTCGCGGATCCCAGCGACAAGCCCGCCAACACCACCGCGAACTTCATGCTCGGGTACCAGGGCTCCTACACACGGCCCACGAAGTTCAAGACCTTCACCGATCCCCGGTTCATCCACACGGGTACGGATGCGGAGACTGGTGAACCGGTGGACCATGAGTTCCTCGCCTTCCCTGGTCATGGCCAGGTGACGCCCTCCCAGTGGCTGCAGAATGGAAAAACGTACGAGGGCATCGCCCGCTTCCCCACCATCACGGAAGTCGGCCTGCACTTCATCTGCGCCGCGGATAACACCGATGATGCTAACAACCTTTTTGAGAAGGATTATGATGAGGTGGGCAAGCCAGGTGGTGGAACCGCTCCCAAGCTCGTGTCCAAGGACACGAACAAAAAGGACCGGTGGTACTCGAACTTTCCTCCCAAGCCCTCGCCAAATCCGGACAAGGGCCAGGCTCCCAATTTGGGCAAATATCCCAAGACGAGCGGATATCCCTACGGACCTGACAAAGACCATCCGGGATACAAGCCCCAAAACTGGAACTGGCAGCTCGCCGCGAATACACCGCTCAAGCCGGGATTCCGTCGTGTGCAGGCTCGCTTCCTCTTGGAGTTCTTCATTCCCGCAGCGGGCTACACGATCATCGAACCCGAGTTCTCGGTGAAGGTGAAAGGCCTGAGCAAGTTCCGGTTGAACGGCCAGCAACTCTTCCCCAACGATGAAGAAATCGTGCGCACCGGCCGCCGCGCCACACACAACGGAAACCAGGAGACCGGCGGTTATGGTCTTGGATTGAAAGGTTTCCTTCGTGAACGCGAGGCACCTGCCCGCGCGCCCATGCCTGCGGACAATCAATGGGGCGCGGTGCCCTGGCAGGTGAAGCCCTCCACGGACACCCCCGCGCCGCTGAGCGTGCTGAACTACGACCTCGTGAGCAACTTCATCGACATTGATGTTGGCGCGGCGGGAGCCACCCCCATGAACATCAACACGCTGGGCAATCGGGAGATCGTACTCGAGATCTATAGCGGTCACCTTGGCAAGCTCGTCGCGGCACCCGAAATCAAGGCCGAGCTCGTGCAGACTCTCAAGATCGCCTTCCCGGACAACACGGTGAAAGCGCCCACGTTGGTGCGTGTGCCGATCGTCGGTATCACCAACGCGAAAGGAAAGGTCACCGATCCGGAAGTGGAAGCGCCGTACTGGTGGAGCTTTTACGGCAAGGGTTGCATCGGCTTTGATGTGGACAACCTGGTGAAGGGCACTGCCAAAGTCATCGGCGGCCGCTTCTGGGGTTCCAGCAGTGAGCCCCAAAACAGCAACCAGGTGCGTCGCGGCGCCTTCTTCTATGGTTTCGATCCCGTGGTTGCCGGTGCACCGCGCCCCTTCCGTCCGAAGAACACCCCAAACAAACCCGACAAGGGTGAAGAAGAAGAGGGGAGCGATGTGGTGCAGACCATGCTCATCGAGCACGGCGACTACCGTCTCACCGCAGCTTCACCCGTGGTGGAGACGACCCAATGGAAGCCTCACCGCTTCTCGGGCTTCACTGGCTCTGGTGCTGGTCTCAATGTGCGGCGCCTCGCGCACAGCTTCAGCAATTTCGTTTCCCAGACGCTTCCCGGCTATGACTACGGCGGCAGCGCGGACTACGCGAACCGCCTGGTGCCGAATGATAAAGGCACGTACGCCAACAATCGCATTCCCGACTTCCCCTTCTTTGCCAAGGCCGCCAGGGCTGCGCATAGCACGTGGGACTTCGATAACGGGACCGGTCCGGCGCGCGACGGCCCCTACATCAACAAGCCTGATGAGGGAAACCTGAACAGCCAAAACGGTCTCGCGTACTTTGTCGATGCGGGCCAACAGCAGTCCACGGGTGAAAACTTTTTCTCACCCAACCGCCAGATTGCGTCTCCCGTGGTCATGGGATCGCTTCCCACAGGGGTGAAGGCCGGTGAACCCTGGCGCACGCTCCTCTTCCGTCCCCAGAGCAACCACTTCGGTGGCACAGAGGCAAATGGTGGCGAGGATCCCCCGGATCACCTCTTCCTTGAGTTTTTCTGGATGCCTGTGGTGGAGCCCTATGCCATCAGCGAGCCCTTCAGCACGGCGGGCAAGATCAATCTCAACTACCAGATCTTCCCCTTCACGAACATCCGCCGTGCCAGCGGCCTGCACGCGGTGCTGGAGAAAGAGCGCATCACTGCGGTGAGCAAGACGGACATATCGGTCTACAAGGCGTGGCCAGTGGCTGGAGATAACACCACATTCTGGAGAGAGGCAGACGGCAAGACCTGGCACCACAAGCTGAACATCGCAGCCACGCTCCGCCAGTTCGACCAGCGTTTCCGGACGGGCAAGGCCTTCATCACGCCGAGTGAGATCTGCGAAATCCATCTGGTGCCTGAGGGCGTGGAGGATGCTGCGAACATGGAGAACTTCTGGGACGAACACCGCCTCACCGGCGACAACACTCGTGAGCGCCCCTACGCGAACATCTATCCCCGTCTCACGACCCGGTCGAACACCTTCAAGGTTCACTACGTCGCGCAGACCATCGCGAAGGCTCGCTCCACGGCGCCAAATGAAGTGAACAACGAGGTGGATAAGATCACCAGCGAACACCGTGGCTCCACGCTCATCGAGCGCTACCTCGACCCCGCCCAGCGGAATCTGCCTGATTTCACGTCGGCCCTGACCTCCGACACCCTCGACCAGTACCACCAGTTCCGCGTCATTGAGACCAAGAAGTTTGGATCGTAG
- the vccB gene encoding Verru_Chthon cassette protein B, with the protein MKSNLNRLKSRLLRGFSLPEATISIGIAALGLTSAIGFLPQSMQTLKKAGDMATETRITEQIISSISSSEWVDNTGKDLLTDEYQGKRYYFDDLAVELDSKNPGDWISYVAEVEVPQADVSLPASDPDPYLRRVVVKVGSATSRNFSFVAAPKSTYRTYASVVSRSGK; encoded by the coding sequence ATGAAATCAAACCTGAACCGACTGAAGTCCCGGCTGCTCCGGGGGTTCTCCCTTCCTGAAGCCACCATTTCCATCGGCATCGCTGCGCTGGGTCTGACCTCCGCCATCGGGTTCCTTCCTCAAAGCATGCAGACGCTGAAGAAGGCCGGGGACATGGCCACGGAGACGCGCATCACCGAGCAGATTATCTCGAGCATTTCGAGCTCTGAATGGGTGGATAATACGGGCAAGGACCTGCTCACGGATGAATATCAGGGCAAGCGCTACTACTTTGACGACCTCGCCGTGGAGCTTGATTCCAAAAACCCGGGAGACTGGATCTCCTACGTGGCGGAAGTGGAAGTGCCTCAGGCAGACGTGTCCCTCCCTGCGAGCGATCCGGACCCCTATCTTCGTCGCGTGGTGGTGAAAGTGGGCAGTGCGACGAGCCGCAATTTCAGCTTCGTTGCCGCGCCGAAGAGCACCTACCGCACCTACGCTTCGGTGGTCTCACGCTCAGGAAAATGA
- the vccC gene encoding Verru_Chthon cassette protein C, with protein sequence MNPPSLHHAERVRRRHSASLGAGAAFTLLEIMISTAIVSVLMLVCVSALDQTQKTWKFSQAKVEQYREARLAFEAITRNLSQATLNTYWDYYYQETGTNEPPQDSTVQPGAYVRFSELQFRSGQASNLLGSGATPSDNPGHVVFFQAPLGLSQQYRELGTLLNARGYYVQFGSDVKDRPPFLAEKGVPEKLRYRLMEYRPPAERPSLSLQGNAVYAKPDTWYQQDRADVSEPLADNIILLLVSPRVSEAMAETANRSATWIAPSYRYNSLDCDNSTITPEKVQILSDGTAVQGTQHLLPPQVQITLVALDEPSAQRFAEQSANRSVDILGEAGAPFAIAADYDRDLSRLKDYLNGRRLNYRVFTSSVTMRSARWDSRQ encoded by the coding sequence ATGAATCCCCCTTCCCTCCATCATGCGGAGCGGGTTCGGCGCAGGCATTCTGCGTCCCTGGGAGCCGGAGCCGCATTCACCCTGCTGGAGATCATGATCTCCACGGCGATTGTCTCTGTGCTCATGCTGGTGTGCGTGTCTGCGCTGGATCAAACCCAGAAGACCTGGAAATTTTCCCAGGCGAAGGTGGAGCAGTACCGTGAGGCGCGGCTCGCGTTTGAGGCCATCACGCGGAATCTGTCACAGGCCACGCTGAACACGTACTGGGACTACTACTACCAGGAGACCGGCACGAATGAGCCGCCGCAGGATTCCACGGTGCAGCCCGGTGCCTATGTGCGATTCTCCGAACTGCAGTTCCGCTCCGGACAGGCGAGCAACTTGCTTGGTTCAGGCGCCACGCCGTCGGACAATCCCGGACATGTGGTCTTTTTCCAGGCGCCGCTCGGGCTTTCCCAGCAGTACCGTGAGCTCGGCACCCTGCTGAATGCGCGCGGATACTACGTCCAGTTCGGCAGTGATGTGAAGGACCGCCCCCCGTTCCTTGCGGAGAAAGGAGTGCCGGAGAAGTTGCGCTACCGGCTTATGGAGTATCGCCCGCCCGCAGAGCGGCCGAGTCTCAGCCTGCAGGGGAACGCCGTCTATGCGAAGCCCGATACCTGGTACCAGCAGGATCGTGCGGATGTTTCCGAACCTCTGGCGGATAACATCATCCTGCTGCTGGTGTCCCCGCGCGTCTCGGAAGCGATGGCGGAAACCGCGAACAGAAGCGCGACGTGGATTGCACCCAGCTACCGGTACAATTCACTGGATTGCGACAACTCCACAATCACCCCCGAAAAGGTACAGATCCTCTCGGACGGCACGGCAGTCCAGGGCACCCAGCATCTCCTACCACCCCAGGTGCAGATTACCCTCGTCGCTTTGGATGAACCCTCGGCCCAGCGTTTCGCCGAGCAGAGTGCCAATCGCTCCGTGGATATCCTGGGTGAGGCTGGTGCGCCTTTTGCCATCGCCGCAGACTACGACCGGGATCTCTCGCGTCTCAAAGATTACCTCAACGGCAGGCGGCTGAATTACCGCGTCTTCACCTCCAGCGTCACCATGCGCAGCGCGCGCTGGGACAGCCGCCAGTAA